Proteins from one Penaeus vannamei isolate JL-2024 chromosome 8, ASM4276789v1, whole genome shotgun sequence genomic window:
- the LOC113803874 gene encoding uro-adherence factor A — MMAGPRWLVVILVSSVCLGAPIDELLSRRRFKNHLQFTDAFEASSVEDHQYGVRRQLVGASRQVAHPFASETKEEIAAEKSVIPLSAESVTNMLNELIEAPEDIKQELVEQTSKEITKQLKITRRAGMEELEGSEEQVDSESEEDSLPDLSQSVLHIIELKSMDKEGESEEDDDGSDVRRIRIRKLKPDLSRRASKAFGSRKRGTSKQLGSFRYAVKNKKSEQVFGHQAMYGEADQSGSYFVQFADGRILYVTYTADHRGYRPLLRYFDSREELNAFLRPQSQGGLIFPPRTTTAAPVRTTPYVVLTTENPVLPADSSEPSSPALQLSTEVPVEQPLIIEDLDVESSLDVSSEVVSTTASPIDEAPLNDAVTQGISLTTMQNEDAITSDLTTAMPSELSEDLSSTTDVDALITNLPDTMTLMPELDQFNNDALDTSISSGGYSDVDNEEVLVTSAPEIVDEEVNVTSTPEEEIVDTTTAEEDGLLVNLVTSKPEEDSLITQQPETLASSLNESIEGSLTTSISEKDTLTTNEPEDILITTVPVEESLVTIETTEKSFVASEIEEEVLVTSKTEENMESSESEEEDLITDSPDEEVVITSEPEGFLVTSVPEEDLLTSKPAEDASVTSNPDKSLVTSDYGEGFFVTGEAEYEYFGTSEPEKQLPTIQPEEDLTTVDPKQYIVTNKPEEDLFITSDPEGEFPATAEPDEEFLNSSESEQEESLVTSNPQEESLVTNATENMSVTSEPEEFLTTVTPEESFITSGSEEDHSNTSVTAAEAFVTDTPDIEPKTTDRPDAEFEITGQQKEESITLNSVNEPLFTTVMPSDNAVDENTERPDSLSEIDTENDVEYDSMLEADSSGLLKETLPEDNTTTPEDAEYVFNANDTQTPNDEVETEEALSSMSMSDTEDVTLQPALQTDEPPVKEEESSTLANDANDKQEGNVINILPPPSPSEKALYMEMLPKNLDMSVVPSSNQARNGTQVPSNTSNANAIPIIPHGNTRPEYVAISVLQKDTGVVQNPADAKGELSNQRDAADLTSLPRERTSTNHQPTRGPTTQSLVRKTVNRARNLSSRRNSLLFGKRRASALTMKLRPSLKLSGQKKTEDDSESLGNRFRLPPRRLGSQRRVPPTRNARLYQHWLKRQSRTLGTLKNRRLSKN; from the exons ATGATGGCGGGACCGCGCTGGTTGGTG GTCATTCTAGTCTCGAGCGTCTGCCTCGGCGCACCGATCGACGAGCTCCTGTCGCGCCGCAGATTCAAGAATCACCTCCAGTTCACCGACGCTTTCGAAGCATCTTCGGTTGAGGATCACCAGTATGGCGTCAGGAGGCAACTTGTGGGCGCGTCACGACAGGTAGCGCATCCCTTCGCCTCAGAAACCAAGGAGGAAATCGCTGCGGAGAAGTCTGTTATTCCTCTATCTGCAGAAAGCGTAACCAATATGCTAAACGAGCTGATAGAAGCTCCGGAAGACATCAAGCAGGAACTGGTAGAACAGACGTCCAAAGAAATCACGAAACAGCTGAAAATAACAAGGAGAGCCGGGATGGAGGAGCTCGAAGGAAGCGAAGAACAGGTGGATTCGGAAAGTGAAGAAGACTCGCTCCCCGACCTCAGTCAGTCCGTACTTCACATAATAGAGCTAAAAAGTatggataaagaaggggagagcgaggaagacgaTGATGGAAGTGACGTCCGcaggataagaataaggaaattAAAACCGGATTTGTCACGGCGCGCAAGCAAG GCGTTTGGAAGCAGGAAAAGGGGAACATCCAAACAACTTGGCAGTTTCAGGTACGCAGTAAAGAACAAGAAGTCAGAGCAGGTGTTCGGTCACCAGGCCATGTACGGCGAGGCGGATCAGAGTGGCAGCTATTTCGTCCAGTTCGCTGATGGTCGAATATTGTACGTTACGTATACGGCTGACCACCGCGGATACAGGCCCCTCCTTAG ATACTTCGACAGTCGTGAAGAATTAAACGCGTTTCTTAGGCCGCAATCGCAAGGAGGCCTAATCTTTCCACCGCGGACAACCACCGCCGCCCCAGTGAGGACGACACCGTATGTCGTTCTCACAACCGAAAATCCTGTTTTGCCCGCCGATTCTTCTGAACCATCGTCTCCTGCACTTCAACTGTCGACGGAGGTCCCCGTGGAACAGCCTCTTATTATAGAAGACCTGGATGTTGAGTCTTCCCTGGATGTCTCTTCTGAAGTAGTCTCCACTACTGCCTCACCAATAGATGAAGCACCTCTTAATGATGCAGTGACTCAGGGAATATCTCTAACGACGATGCAAAATGAGGACGCCATCACCTCGGACCTTACGACAGCAATGCCTTCTGAACTCTCAGAAGATCTGAGTAGCACTACCGATGTAGACGCTTTAATAACAAATTTACCAGATACGATGACTCTGATGCCCGAATTAGACCAATTCAATAATGACGCCTTGGATACCAGCATCTCTTCTGGTGGGTATTCCGATGTAGATAATGAAGAGGTACTTGTTACCTCAGCACCGGAAATAGTTGATGAGGAAGTTAATGTGACTAGTACTCCTGAAGAAGAGATTGTAGACACTACCACTGCCGAGGAGGATGGACTTTTGGTTAATCTGGTCACCAGTAAACCCGAGGAAGACTCTTTGATTACTCAACAACCTGAAACATTAGCTTCAAGTCTGAATGAATCAATAGAAGGGTCATTGACCACAAGTATATCCGAAAAGGACACATTAACCACCAATGAACCTGAAGATATTTTAATTACGACCGTACCTGTGGAAGAATCTTTGGTAACTATTGAAACTACAGAGAAATCCTTTGTTGCCagtgaaatagaggaagaagttTTGGTTACaagtaaaacagaagaaaatatggAGTCCAGTGAATCCGAGGAAGAGGATTTGATTACTGATAGTCCAGATGAGGAAGTTGTCATCACCAGTGAACCAGAAGGATTTTTGGTTACTAGTGTCCCTGAAGAAGATTTGCTTACAAGTAAACCTGCAGAAGATGCTTCTGTTACCAGTAACCCTGACAAGTCTTTAGTTACTAGTGATTATGGAGAAGGGTTTTTCGTTACAGGCGAAGCCGAATATGAGTATTTTGGCACCAGCGAACCAGAAAAACAATTGCCTACCATTCAACCTGAAGAAGACCTAACTACTGTTGATCCAAAACAATATATAGTTACAAACAAACCAGAGGAAGATTTGTTTATCACTAGTGACCCAGAAGGAGAATTTCCGGCTACTGCTGAACCAGATGAGGAGTTTTTGAATAGCAGTGAATCTGAGCAAGAAGAGTCTTTGGTTACAAGTAACCCACAAGAAGAATCTCTTGTCACCAATGCAACAGAAAATATGTCGGTTACCAGTGAACCCGAAGAATTTTTGACTACCGTTACACCAGAAGAATCATTCATCACTAGTGGTTCCGAAGAAGACCACTCAAATACTAGTGTAACTGCTGCGGAAGCCTTCGTCACTGACACACCAGATATAGAACCTAAAACCACTGACAGACCGGATGCAGAATTTGAAATCACTGGCCAGCAGAAGGAAGAATCCATTACACTCAATTCAGTCAATGAACCACTCTTCACTACCGTTATGCCGAGTGACAATGCAGTTGATGAGAACACGGAAAGGCCAGACTCACTTTCTGAAATAGATACAGAGAATGATGTAGAATACGATTCTATGCTCGAGGCTGACAGCAGTGGCCTCTTGAAAGAGACTCTTCCTGAAGATAATACAACGACCCCCGAAGATGCTGAATATGTatttaatgctaatgataccCAAACTCCCAATGACGAAGTGGAAACGGAAGAAGCTCTATCATCAATGAGCATGAGTGATACTGAGGATGTTACCCTGCAGCCGGCATTGCAGACCGATGAACCTCCAGTCAAAGAAGAGGAGTCTTCAACTTTAGCAAACGATGCCAACGACAAACAGGAAGGGAACGTTATTAATATTTTACCACCACCATCGCCCTCTGAAAAAGCTCTCTATATGGAGATGTTGCCGAAGAATTTGGACATGAGCGTAGTTCCCTCATCAAATCAAGCTCGCAACGGCACACAGGTTCCTTCGAACACTAGTAACGCAAATGCAATTCCCATTATACCGCACGGAAACACCAGGCCAGAATACGTCGCTATATCTGTACTTCAGAAAGATACGGGTGTTGTCCAAAATCCTGCTGACGCCAAGGGGGAGCTCTCCAACCAGCGCGACGCAGCCGATTTGACATCTTTGCCACGCGAAAGAACGTCTACCAATCACCAGCCAACGCGTGGCCCCACGACGCAATCTCTCGTCCGTAAAACGGTTAACCGCGCCAGAAACCTGTCCTCCCGACGAAATTCTCTCCTTTTCGGGAAGCGAAGAGCTTCCGCCCTCACGATGAAACTCCGCCCGTCCCTGAAGTTATCAGGCCAAAAGAAGACCGAAGATGACTCGGAATCGTTGGGGAACCGTTTCAGACTGCCGCCGCGGCGGCTAGGTTCGCAGAGGCGCGTCCCTCCCACACGCAACGCTCGTCTGTACCAACATTGGCTCAAAAGACAATCCAGAACTTTAGGGACGTTAAAAAACAGACGGTTATCAAAAAACTAG